One Aegilops tauschii subsp. strangulata cultivar AL8/78 chromosome 7, Aet v6.0, whole genome shotgun sequence genomic window carries:
- the LOC109766897 gene encoding polyadenylate-binding protein-interacting protein 7 yields the protein MTSLNKVVPNNGDARSMLPNKVTSLNPNAAEFVPSCVIRPSYGNSTASDASKSELRGSPGKKILDRSESSKSNNSDDEAHQFWRKQLPDDIIPDFTSFEKIEHEPEELSLAGLSLNAPPFYGTKASRLSREHQELSSSASNLELGHTNLFYEDNSQATFSTVGSSNWEQNYVGDLHFANENQDLQYDPTTGFTESFACEYVAASDGLFDPLEYLASQFPGFSAESLAELYYANGCDFNHTIEILTQLEMQVDPTSNQTMNLTPSSPNFSTGDFPALPTAEDQNGFSKGDMDILGFFSGRNSSTISSGTGDFVSAVRKLASQNSGHNKFKKGPDYGNGVSTVSVPKQYSFGSKTSSGNKYQNVSSARATATPWLDTGDAVANMYSESREEARDFARVRNACFEQARQAYLIGNKALAKELSIKGQAYNSQMKAAHEKAREAIYRQRNPGSLQRGSDRLIDLHGLHVSEAIHILKVELGSLRGMARASGERMQVMVCVGTGHHTKGSRTARLPIAVEQFLLDEGLHYTQPQPGLLRVAVY from the exons ATGACTTCACTGAATAAAGTTGTTCCAAATAACGGTGATGCAAGGTCAATGTTACCAAATAAAGTCACTTCATTAAATCCCAATGCAGCAGAGTTTGTCCCTTCATGTGTTATTAGACCATCCTATGGTAATAGCACAGCTTCAGATGCAAGTAAGTCTGAACTTAGGGGGTCCCCTGGAAAAAAAATTCTAGATAGGTCTGAGTCGTCCAAGTCTAATAACTCAGACGATGAGGCACACCAGTTCTGGCGTAAGCAGCTCCCAGATGATATTATTCCAGACttcacttctttcgagaaaatCGAACATGAACCTGAAGAACTGTCCCTTGCTGGATTATCCTTGAATGCACCTCCGTTCTATGGGACAAAAGCTAGCCGCTTGTCAAGAGAACACCAAGAGTTGTCTTCTTCAGCTAGCAACCTGGAACTTGGGCATACCAATTTATTTTACGAGGATAATTCACAGGCAACCTTTTCAACTGTTGGTTCAAGCAACTGGGAGCAAAATTACGTGGGTGACCTCCACTTTGCTAATGAAAATCAGGACCTTCAGTATGATCCTACCACGGGCTTTACTGAGAGTTTTGCTTGTGAGTACGTTGCAGCATCAGATGGCCTTTTTGACCCCCTAGAGTATTTAGCGTCTCAGTTTCCTGGATTTTCAGCAGAGAGTCTTGCGGAGCTGTACTATGCAAATGGATGTGACTTCAATCATACTATTGAAATTCTCACCCAGCTAGAG ATGCAAGTGGATCCTACTTCCAATCAGACAATGAATTTGACCCCCAGCTCACCAAACTTTAGTACGGGGGACTTTCCTGCCCTGCCAACAGCAGAAGATCAAAACGGTTTCTCCAAGGGAGATATGGATATCCTTGGCTTCTTCAGTGGGCGCAATTCTTCCACCATATCTAGTGGCACTGGTGATTTTGTTTCAGCTGTTCGGAAACTTGCATCACAGAATTCTGGCCATAACAAGTTCAAAAAGGGTCCTGATTACGGCAATGGTGTTTCTACCGTTTCTGTACCCAAGCAGTACAGTTTTGGTTCTAAAACATCTTCTGGGAACAAGTATCAAAATGTTAGTAGTGCACGTGCAACTGCAACTCCATGGCTTGATACTGGCGACGCAGTCG CAAACATGTATTCAGAATCGAGGGAAGAAGCTCGTGATTTTGCCCGTGTCCGAAATGCATGTTTTGAGCAG GCTAGACAAGCTTACCTAATTGGCAACAAAGCTCTGGCCAAGGAACTAAGCATCAAAGGTCAGGCCTATAACTCGCAAATGAAAGCAGCTCATGAGAAAGCTAGAGAAGCTATTTATCGACAGAG GAACCCTGGTTCTTTGCAACGGGGGAGTGATCGTCTGATTGATCTACACGGCCTCCACGTGAGCGAAGCAATCCATATCCTGAAGGTCGAGCTCGGCTCCCTGAGGGGCATGGCGAGGGCTTCAGGCGAAAGGATGCAAGTCATGGTATGCGTCGGAACAGGCCACCACACCAAGGGCTCTCGCACCGCGAGGCTGCCCATCGCCGTCGAGCAGTTCCTTCTGGACGAAGGGCTCCATTACACGCAACCTCAGCCCGGCCTGCTTCGTGTCGCCGTGTACTAA